The proteins below come from a single Eubacterium limosum genomic window:
- a CDS encoding recombinase family protein, with protein MYRLKKKDNTHKKQVYGYARVSTVGQNLDRQIDELKEKEILTKNIFCDKQSGKDFERNAYKRLVRKLKKGDLLIIKSLDRLGRNYEEIIVEWRRITKEIGADIRVMDMPLLDTSQYKGLIGTFISDLVLQILSFVAQQNLDYIHQTQQEGIAKAREKGVKFGRPKISTEHNFKAVYSRYCEKEVSARQAAEMLGVSVRTFYRRVREMSE; from the coding sequence ATGTATCGGTTAAAAAAGAAAGACAACACTCATAAAAAACAGGTATACGGCTATGCGCGTGTCTCTACCGTAGGGCAGAATTTAGACCGTCAGATAGATGAACTAAAGGAGAAAGAAATATTAACTAAAAATATATTTTGCGACAAGCAAAGTGGAAAAGACTTCGAGCGAAACGCCTATAAGCGCCTGGTGAGAAAATTGAAAAAAGGCGATCTTCTCATTATCAAAAGTCTGGACCGCCTGGGACGCAATTATGAGGAGATCATCGTGGAATGGCGGCGCATTACTAAGGAAATTGGCGCAGATATAAGGGTAATGGATATGCCATTACTGGATACCAGCCAGTACAAGGGGCTTATTGGCACCTTTATCAGCGATCTTGTATTACAGATATTATCCTTTGTGGCACAGCAGAATTTGGATTATATTCATCAAACGCAACAGGAGGGCATTGCCAAAGCGCGGGAAAAGGGTGTAAAATTTGGACGTCCTAAAATAAGCACCGAGCATAACTTTAAAGCAGTTTACAGCCGCTACTGCGAAAAGGAAGTATCGGCGCGTCAGGCAGCTGAAATGCTGGGGGTCAGTGTGCGGACTTTTTACCGCCGTGTTCGTGAAATGAGTGAATAG
- a CDS encoding helix-turn-helix transcriptional regulator: protein MLENAFKPKMLERQKLKKLLLRSRQKPLVYLHGLMGSGKTTSVEMYLKRSGGLPAVWFTCPDEVMDEQWAWGRFVQALEQKLPEVASALSETGIPQSSSDVGRIMDILTQQLSQDILLVIDDYHLVQNLHLKRLTAIIAKEQPQNLRLILISRNPPEPVYYELEIKGRCTIIGQESLNFTANEIQAFYRQNGFVLENRSVEKLDAYCGGWTASVYLSLLQYAETHRLDAIDKAEKFVWTAICEKMGQAEQKILVQLSQLNAFTLEQAAFVTGTPEVVAVVQQMLRKNYFIHYHAQSRTYQLHTILKNVVNQQNLLSQEEIQELNHQNGVWYQQQEKPLEAINAYRRARNDDAILEIMEQKGATELLDQAPSLIIESFKAIPPWKKLSHPRAYLSFLCSYLVVVDAERALELLEEAKAVYQKNPNLPNKKRIMGEIALIESYAVFNDLEEMSIRHRQAYEAFEGGESQIQCSQMDFTFGCPSILYLYHSRFGGLRQVLDRLRKDGWYYTHVSGGCGAGHEYILEAEYAMGKGQWCEARNTIEKAEIKAEEKKQKSILISALFQQMRLELHLGDEKKIRSCRKKLEDAAANSDIPSQRQSAEIALGFVSAVMGRLDEIPAWLKKGDAGYYTAPPQGKGIIAIVHGMAEILENNPIKLEIHAELLLEHSRRYHFIIGEIYARLFKAIAVEKQGKDGAPILESLLSDMQLDEYYCPVIELSPHILAMLSRLQPDQTMPVLEDCRYFNDLYENYHGICAAGLTVREKEILTLLCRGYARKQIGTELKIGLPTVKTHIRNIYNKLQVSKKADAIKKAEKLSLI from the coding sequence ATGTTAGAAAACGCGTTTAAACCAAAGATGCTGGAGCGTCAGAAATTGAAAAAGCTTCTGCTGCGGAGCCGACAGAAGCCGCTGGTGTATTTGCACGGGCTTATGGGCTCAGGAAAGACCACCAGTGTAGAAATGTATTTAAAAAGGTCCGGCGGACTTCCGGCAGTCTGGTTTACCTGTCCCGATGAGGTCATGGATGAGCAGTGGGCCTGGGGACGGTTTGTACAGGCGCTGGAGCAAAAGCTGCCAGAGGTGGCTTCCGCCCTATCTGAGACGGGTATACCTCAGAGCAGCAGCGATGTGGGCAGGATCATGGATATCCTGACCCAACAGCTCAGCCAGGATATCCTGCTGGTCATTGATGATTACCATCTGGTGCAGAATTTACACCTGAAACGCCTGACGGCGATCATCGCAAAGGAGCAACCCCAAAATTTGCGGCTTATCCTGATCTCCCGAAATCCGCCGGAGCCAGTGTACTATGAGCTGGAGATCAAGGGCCGCTGCACCATCATCGGCCAGGAGAGCCTTAACTTTACAGCGAACGAGATACAAGCATTTTACAGGCAGAACGGCTTTGTGCTGGAGAACAGGTCCGTAGAAAAACTAGATGCCTATTGTGGCGGATGGACCGCTTCGGTCTATCTGTCCCTGCTCCAATACGCCGAAACCCATCGGCTGGACGCCATCGATAAGGCCGAAAAATTTGTATGGACAGCTATCTGCGAGAAGATGGGGCAGGCAGAGCAGAAGATACTGGTCCAGCTCTCCCAGCTCAACGCCTTTACACTGGAGCAGGCAGCTTTTGTCACAGGCACGCCAGAGGTCGTTGCTGTGGTGCAGCAGATGCTGCGCAAAAATTATTTTATCCACTACCATGCTCAGAGCAGAACCTACCAGCTGCACACTATTTTAAAAAATGTGGTAAATCAGCAGAATTTGCTCAGCCAGGAAGAGATTCAGGAGCTCAACCACCAGAATGGTGTGTGGTATCAACAGCAGGAAAAGCCTCTGGAGGCAATTAATGCTTACCGCAGAGCCAGAAACGATGACGCTATCCTGGAAATCATGGAGCAGAAAGGCGCTACTGAGCTGCTGGACCAGGCTCCGTCACTCATTATTGAGAGCTTTAAGGCAATACCTCCTTGGAAAAAGCTCAGCCATCCCCGGGCTTATCTGTCCTTTCTGTGTTCCTATCTGGTTGTAGTAGATGCAGAGAGAGCGCTGGAGCTTCTTGAGGAAGCAAAGGCTGTTTACCAGAAAAATCCTAACCTCCCCAATAAAAAACGCATCATGGGTGAGATTGCCCTTATCGAAAGCTATGCGGTATTCAATGATCTGGAAGAAATGTCGATACGCCACCGGCAGGCTTACGAGGCCTTTGAGGGAGGTGAATCCCAGATACAGTGCAGCCAGATGGATTTTACCTTTGGCTGCCCCAGTATCCTGTACTTATATCACAGCCGCTTTGGCGGTCTGCGGCAGGTATTGGACCGGCTGAGAAAGGATGGCTGGTATTATACCCATGTTTCCGGAGGGTGCGGCGCTGGACATGAGTATATCCTGGAGGCCGAGTATGCTATGGGGAAGGGGCAGTGGTGTGAAGCCCGGAACACCATCGAAAAGGCTGAGATTAAGGCAGAAGAAAAAAAGCAGAAAAGCATTCTTATCTCCGCTCTGTTTCAGCAGATGCGCCTTGAGCTGCATTTGGGCGACGAGAAAAAGATTCGCAGCTGCCGCAAAAAGCTGGAGGATGCCGCTGCCAACAGCGATATCCCCAGCCAGCGTCAGAGCGCAGAAATCGCTCTGGGCTTTGTGAGCGCTGTAATGGGACGCCTGGACGAAATTCCTGCATGGCTGAAAAAGGGCGATGCAGGCTATTACACGGCACCGCCTCAGGGCAAGGGCATTATCGCTATTGTCCACGGAATGGCAGAGATTCTGGAGAACAATCCCATCAAACTTGAGATTCACGCTGAGCTTCTGCTGGAGCATTCCAGGCGGTACCATTTTATCATTGGAGAGATTTACGCCCGCCTGTTCAAGGCCATTGCTGTCGAGAAACAGGGAAAAGACGGCGCTCCCATACTTGAGAGCCTGCTCTCGGACATGCAACTGGATGAATACTACTGTCCGGTGATAGAGCTATCGCCCCATATCCTTGCCATGCTCAGCCGACTGCAGCCTGACCAAACCATGCCTGTGTTGGAGGATTGCCGCTATTTTAACGATTTATATGAAAACTATCACGGCATTTGTGCCGCGGGCCTTACGGTTAGAGAAAAAGAAATACTAACCCTGCTGTGCAGAGGTTATGCACGTAAGCAGATCGGAACAGAGTTAAAAATTGGCCTGCCGACTGTCAAGACCCATATTCGCAATATTTATAATAAGCTTCAGGTATCCAAAAAGGCTGATGCCATCAAAAAGGCTGAGAAACTCAGTCTGATATAA